In Colletes latitarsis isolate SP2378_abdomen chromosome 12, iyColLati1, whole genome shotgun sequence, the sequence acatatccccaaaatcctacgcattttcgagaaaaaaattcgagaaggtgtgaaattttttgacaaaattaaaaaatttcaaatcgttctgaaaaaaatactagtagctgcgggggtcaattacaatcatttttggtcattacacatacccccgaaatcctacccactttctagaaaaaaattcgagaagttgtgaaatttttcgacgaaattaaaatatttcaaatcgttttgaaaaaaatactagtagctgtgggggtcaattacaatcatttttggtgaatagacatacccccaaaatcctatccactttcgagaaaaaaattcgagaaggtgtgaaatttttcgacgaaaaaaaaaaatttcaaatcgttttgaaaaaaatattgttagctgtgggggtcaattacaatcatttttggttattagacatacccccaaaatcttactgattttcgagaaaaaaattcaaaactgccagaactttaaacgttattaactttttaataaagcctccatcaacaaattggagcACCTTGTATATGTATTGTCTCAACAATAGTAGAACCCAGTCTATAATATGTAAAATAATGTTGAGAGTTGGACTAAATCAGTTCAGAAACAAAGTAATTAAATGCAACGATTCGAAATGAAATGTGTTTTTGTTTAATTCCACAGATTCGGAAGTTCAGCGATTTGGAACGTTTCATGCGACCGGTTCACGCGAGATTGTTGGAATCGGTTTACTCTGGGGTGGAAGACGTAGATCTTCTTCTGGGTGGAATTTTGGAAGTGCCAACGAATGGGGCGGCAGTGGGTCCAACGTTCGAATGTCTACTGAAGAGACAGTTCATTAAGATTCGAAACTCTGATCGATTCTGGTACGAAAACGATCTACCCCCTTCGGGGCTGACCTCGACGCAGCTGGGTGAAATAAAGAAGGTTTCCCTGGCTGGTATCCTGTGCACCAACACGAAGATCGACAGGATCCAGCCGAAAACGTTCATCCAACAGGATCCGTACTTGAACGCGAGGATCAGCTGCGATCAGCATAGCGTTCTCGACCTAACTCCATGGAGGGAGGAGCCTCTACCAGAACCAGTGATTAAAGAAAAAGTCACCAGCAAGTCAGTAGTTCCGGAATTGGTGCCTGAACTGAATCCCAGCCTCCTGGCAGCGGCCGTGAAGAAAGCAGAGGCGGATTTGATCGAAAGAAAGCAATTGGAGTACAATTCATGGCTGGAGCAGAAAATAGCAGACCCTAAATCGCCAGTAGGCACGGCTGCCAGCTTCTCCAAGGCCAACAGAGACGCTCTGTTGTTAGCTAATTCCTCCATCATGTACGAACTGGCCACCAATGAGATCCTAAATGGCGTGCATGGCCTGAAACGCAGGAAACGTCAGGTTTTCGACACTACGGACAATATCTTGGGTTTCCCCAACAATGACTTCTCCGATTTACTGCAGAACGTCGACATATCCGGGTTTCTCTCGCAGAAGAAAGCAACGAACCACGAGGAAGTCGAATGCTCGGCGGACGACAGCCCCTGCGACCCCACCACCCCTTACAGAACCCTTTCTGGCCACTGCAACAATCTTCGAAATCCCAGTCTCGGTAAATCGTTGACGACGTTCGCCAGGCTGCTTCCGCCCGTGTACGAGGACGGAGTGTCGAAGCCAAGGATCACGTCGATCTCTGGAATACCTTTACCCAACCCCAGAGTAGTGTCCACGGTGATTCATCCGGACATCTCTCACCTGAGCAACCGGTACTCGCTGATGCTGATGCAGTTCGCCCAGTTCTTGGACCACGATCTCACGATGACACCGATCCACAAAGGGTTCGCGGAGTCGATCCCGAGTTGTCGTCCCTGCGACTCGCCTCGAACGGTCCATCCCGAGTGCAACCCCTTCCCAGTGCCGCCTGGCGACCACTACTACCCCACGGTGAACGTGTCCTCTGGCGCGCGAATGTGCTTCCCCTCGATGAGGTCGCTGCCAGGGCAGCAGCACTTGGGCCCGCGCGAGCAGATCAATCAGAACACAGGCTTCCTGGACGCTTCGGTCATCTACGGAGAGAACACTTGCATCTGCAACGTCCTGCGTGGCCTGAACGGGCGCATGAACATCACTCAGAGCCCCCACCGTGGATCGAAAGACCTGCTGCCGCAGTCGCCGACTCACCCGGAGTGCAAAGCCAAGTCCGGGTACTGCTTCATCGGGGGAGACGGTCGCGCGTCCGAGCAGCCAGCCCTGACCGTGATGCACACCTTCTGGATACGCGAGCACAACAGGATCGTCGAAGGCATGAGGCAGGTGAACCCCCACTGGGACGGGGAGAAACTGTTCCAGCAATCTCGCCGTATAGTTGGCGCCTTGCTGCAGCACATCACTTACAACGAGTTTCTGCCCAGAATCCTTGGGTGGAACGCGGTCACTCTGTACGGTTTGAAGCTCCTGCCTCAGGGCTACTACAAGGAGTACTCGCCCACTTGCAACCCCAGCGTGCTCACAGAGTTCGCGACAGCCGCGTACAGAATCGGCCACTCGCTCCTCAGACCGCATCTGCCGAGGATGGACCGCAGTTACCAGAACGTCGAGCCACCCATTTTGCTGCGCGACGGGTTCTTCGATCCTGACGCGCTCTACCAGCGAGCCATGCTCGACGAGATGATCCGAGGATTGGTCGCCACTCCTATGGAATCGCTCGATCAGTTCATCACCGGAGAAGTGACCAATCATCTCTTCGAGATTCGAGGCATCCCCTACTCCGGGATCGACTTGATAGCGCTGAACGTCCATCGCGCCAGGGACCACGGGATACCCTCCTACAACAACTACAGAGCCCTGTGCAACCTGAAGAGGGCCACCACCTTCGAGGACCTGTCCAGGGAGATGGCGCCGGAAGTTATCGCGCGTATGAAACGGATTTACTCCTCTGTCGACGATATAGACTTGTTCCCTGGCGGGCTGTGCGAGAGACCGCTTCAAGGAGGACTCGTGGGACCCACGTTCGCTTGCATAATTGCTATACAGTTCAGACAGGCGAGGAAATGCGATCGTTTCTGGTACGAGACCGACGACCCCAACATCCGGTTCACCGAGCATCAGCTGGCGGAAATTAGGAAGGCAACCTTGTCGAAAATTATGTGCGACAACATGGACGAGCACAACGAAATGCAGAGAGCAGCGTTCGATCTACCCAGCAATTTCTTGAACCCCCGTGTTCCTTGCAGTTCTATGCCGCAGCTGGACCTCTCTGCTTGGAGGGAGACGAGGCACGGCTGCCAAATTGGTGGAAGAAACGTTGCTTTAGGTGAATCTGGCTTCCCCACACCTTGCACTAGCTGCGTTTGTACAGTCGAAGGTGTAAGTATTTATTTACTGTCCTTTATTCCGCAAGTAATCATTCTTAAAATAAGATCTTCAACATCATGGTCGTAAAATAAGATCATTCTAAGTCAGATATCCAAGaatcatatttaaaaaatcaaacaTTCTTAGTAAATAAGATTTTTAAAGATATTTTTGTCGAGTTAATAAGCTGTGTTGACTTTTTACTGGGTTGTCAACTGGTGAACCTCTTAAGTTGAAAGGGATAGGAAAGGTTAAATCTAGAAATTTCCTAGATTGGGGGATTCTCCCTAGGAAGTTTCTTGATTTAATCTTTTACTAGATTGGGGGATTCTCCCTAGGAAGTTTCTTGATTTAACCTTTTACTAGATTGGGGGATTTCCTCTAGGAATTTTCTTAATTCAACCTTTCCCTAGTTCGGGGGATTCCCCCTAGAAATTTCCTAGATTGGGGGATTCTCCCTAGAAATTTCCTAGATTGGGGGATTCCCTCTAGGAATTTCCTAGATTTAACCTTTTCCTAGATTGGGGGATTCCCTCTAAAAATTCCTAGATTGGGAGATCCTCCCTAGAAATTTCCTAGATTGGGGGATTCCCTCTAAAAATTCCTAGATTGGGAGATCCTCCCTAGAAATTTCCTAGATTGGGGGATTCCTCCTAGGAATTTTCTAGATTTaacctttttctagattgggggATTCCCTCTAAAAATTTCCTAGATTGGGGGATCCCCCCTAGGAACTTCCTAGATTGGGGGATTCCTCCTAGGAATTTCCTAGATTTAACCTTTTCCTAGATTGGGGGATTCCCTCTAAAAATTTCCTAGATTGGGGGATCCCCCCTAGAAACTTCCTAGATTGGGGTATTCCCTCTAGGAATTTCCTAGATTTAACCTTTTCCTAGATTGGGGGATTCCCTCTAAAAATTTCCTAGATTGGGGGATCCCCCCTAGGAACTTCCTAGATTGGGGGATTCCTCCTAGGAATTTTCTAAATTTAACCTTTTCCTAGATTGGGGGATTCCCCCTAGAAATTTCCTAGATTGGGGGATTTCCTCTAAGAATTTTCTTGATTTAACCTTTTCCTAGATTGGGGAATTCCCCCTATAAATTTCCTAGATTTAATCTTTTCCTAAATTGGGAGATTCCCCCTAGAAATTTCCTAGATTTAACCTTTTCCTAGATTAGAGAATTCCCCCTATAAATTTCCTAAATTTAACCTTTTCCTAGATTGGGTATTTCCCCTATAAATTTCCTAGATTTAATCTTTTCCTAAATTGGAAGATTCCCTCTAGAAATTTCCTTGATTTAATCTTTTCCTAAATTGGGAGATTCCCCCTAGAAATTTCCTAGATTTAACCTTTTCCTAAATTGGGGAATTCCCCCTATAAATTTCCTAAATTTAACCTTTTCCTAGATTGGGTATTTCCCCTATAAATATCCTTGATTTAACCTTTTCCTAAATTGGGGGATTCCCCCTAGGAATTTCCTAGATTTAACCTTTTAACACAGCGTATTAACTctacaattaattttaaaaattgaccACTTGAAAGAAGAAATTCCTGTATTTTCATTTAACATACTCCCTACCACcgttaaatatttacaattaaaattttctaaatttctCGATAATTCTAAACAATCTTAATCCTAATACATATTCCTGAATAGATCAAGTAAATTTCTTGTATTTCAATCCTTACATCATAATCTTGGGAGTTTTTATTTTCTgtatatcattaaaaaaaatttgtgtaaGATTATGTGTTGCAAAAAATAGAATCTAAAGTGAAAACATAATAAAATAGCAAGAGATAAACACTAGGGAAATAGTTCCCAGGGATatcgaatataaaaattacacgtGATTGTGGAACGtgttatgtaatattttaaagcatcatGTTCGTTATTTTCGTTTCAGACTCAATGTGCATCTTTGAGAATAACAGACTGCAACCAGCTGTTGCGCGAAGCATCTCGAGAGGCGATCTTACGCGACGACGTATGCACCGCTCAGTGTGGTTTCGTTTTAGCAGCCTCAGAAGCTACTTCGAGGTTTCAGCAATTCACGACGCCAACTAGCTTCCCTGGTTTcgtgccccacagaaatagtctacGAAGTGCGCCAACGCCAGTTTCCTTCAACGGCTTTAAATTACCTGACCTTTCGCAGTTCATAGGCTGAGGAAACGTCAGCAGAGACTTTTCATACAATTCGTTGCTTATTAACTATCACATGCAAGAGACACACTGTCTTCCTTCGAGAAACTGTACAACGACAGTGGCAGTCAACAAGCTGCGCTCGTCATTGATGATTCACAATGACATACGTGTGCACACTTTCTGTCATCCCTGAAGAGAGGTTGAGAATACTTGTAAATGCCCGAAAAATCACCCATTGAGATCTGCGCGGAAACGATCGAAAGACAGTACCGTTTTTATTGTTTTCAAACAAATACCtctcagttttttttttttgttatgttTACTAGTATTATTATATAGATTATAGGTGATATGTAATTTACGAGAGAAGGCGTACCCTTGAAACCGTAAAATGGTCAGTAAACAATGCGTATACATACGAAGCTGTCATTGCCAGTTTGAAGGAAAACTTGTACAGTGATCTCGTAGTACATAATCGCGATGTGAAGACAAAGAGGACTCCAATAAATTGTCACGATATTTGTTGATATCGCGACATTGTTAGGAAAAGGGATAAAATGTGAACTGGGCGGATGAGTGATACGTGTTTTAAGGAACTGCACTGGCGCTCTACCAGGCAAATCGTTTTTATATTTGTACAGTACATAATTATTACGCGAAATAACAAATGCGAACACAAAATTCCATTCTGAATTGTCTTTCTGTCACCTCTACCTAATTTTGTAGTATAATAATAGTATGTATAACGTTAATAAATgttaatgtttcttttttttttcttctttataaTAAATAGCAAATGGCGCTCCACACTTCCATGACCCATCAGACTATTGTGAAGTTTGGTCCGCATTTAAATCGTGTTCGGTGTAGCACGTTTTGTAGGCCAATTTCGATTGGAACTTGTTTTACAGAGATTCCAATATTTACAAAATGTTTCGGCAGACACCAACTAGCGAAATGAAATTTCAACTTCAGTCACTATAAAGATTCTTTCTTTACTGTTTGCTTTCATTTCTACTTATAAAGTGTCTCTTCTGATATCAAAATTCTTTACACTATCCGCGAATTGTTAGATTCTTAACTGGCAGGAACTTCTTGTTTATTGTTAATCACTGCAGTATTTTCTTGTATCATAGACGACTGCTCTATACACCGCCAGAGACCATAAGTTTTGCCAACAGTTGTTTGCCACAATCTCAAAGTACCGTCTTCCGAGCCACTTGCGTACAATTCACCGTCGGGTGAGAAACGTACGCAATGGATTGGTCCAAAATGACCTTTGAACGATTCTAGAAATAGTTTTAAATCCTGATAGATCCGGTAAAGTGCAAAAAAATACGATGAGAATAGTAATTTTCGAAAAGTACTTACCAATTTCTGTACCTGTACTATAGTCGAACTTATACATTTTTAAATCTTCCCCTCCACATACGAAAATACTACAGTCTGGATGCAAACTGGCGCTATTCATTTGCGTTGGCACAATGTATTCGCGTAATTTCGTTAATCTGCGCAAACGATCATTTACTTTATGCATACGTTATACTACAAACATTTTAAAATCTTAAAATGTTCAAATATTAAGAACTTTCAATCGTATAAAACTTATTAACGCATTGAACTCAATATAAAGGGTGTTTGGAaacccctggggaaaaatttAGGGGGAattttggaggccaaaataaaacgaaaatcaaaaatatcaatttgttgatggagacttcgttaaaaagttattaacaatttcaaatcgttctggaaaaaatactagtagctgcaggggttaattacaatcattttttgtagacagacatacccccgaaatattacgcattttcgagaaaaaaattcctgaagtgaaatttttcgacgaaattaaaatatttcaaatcgttctgaaaaaaatatcgttagctgcaggggtcatttacaatcatttttggtgattagacatacccccaaaatcctacgcattttcgagaaaaaaattcgagaagtgaaatttttcgacaaaattaaaatattccaaatcgtcctgaaaaaaatactagtagctgtgggagtcaattacaatcattttttgtgggcagacatacccccgaaatcctacgcattttcgagaaaaaaattcgagaagtgaaatttttcgacaaaattaaaatattccaaatcgtcctgaaaaaaatactagtagctgtgggagtcaattacaatcattttctgtggacagatatacccccaaaatcctacgcattttcgagaaaaaaattcgagaagtgaaatttttcgacgaaattaaaatatttcaaatcgttctgaaaaaaatatcgttagctgcaggggtcatttacaatcatttttggtgattagacatacccccgaaatcctacgcattttcgagaaaaaaattcgagaagtgaaatttttcgacaaaattaaaatattccaaatcgtcctgaaaaaaatatcgttagctacaggggtcaattacaatcatttttggtgattacacataacctcgaaatcctacgcattttcgagaaaaaaattcattaagcacggaactttaaacgttaataactttttaacgaagcctcaatcaacaaattgttattcttcattttcatcttattttggcctctagaatctcccattaaaaggaACAATACTGATAATCCTCATTTTCGCTGGAATAGCACTCAGAAACGATAGACTCAAATTCCCGCGCTTTTGCGAATTGGCGCCAAAACGACAGACGAAATCCCGCGCTTTCGCGAGCCCGCGTTTTCGATGTATTCGATCGAACTCTTTTCATTATCTTCGGTTTTAAATTTCGGAATATACATTATAGACGTTAAATTCGTAAACAGAAAATGTACATACTCTTTACTATTCCAGAAAGTCACTATATTGGAATGAGTAGTTGTAATGACAGTTCCATCCTTCGACACCTCCATAGAATTTGGAATTGCTGGAAAGTCTAACCTCTTTATTTCTTGACCGCTATTTCTATCCCAGACTCTTAATGTTTTGTCATCGGCACAAGTAATTAATTGAGTGTCATTATTGAAAAAGGTTGCATGCCTTATACCGTGCTTGTGACCTGAGAAAACCTGTTAATGTCACTGGTTAGATAAAATTAGTTACTCTTTATCAAATACAGACCCAAACATGTACCTGTGGTGCTGCATTTGGTTTATTAAGATCATAAATTCGCACAAGTTTTTCGTTAGACCCGGTACACAAGTAATTGGAATTGGCACTAAAATTAACAGACTTGACTATATGCTTGTGTTGAAAAGAGTAGATTTCTTCTCCTTTAATTGCATCCCAGACTTTAACATTAAAGTCAGCAGCACCTGTGGCGGCTCTTGTAGCCTCAGGGTTCAGTGCAACACCCCACACTGCACCTTTGTGTCCTTCAAATGTTCCAATCCAATCTCCAGTATCTCCTTGTCGTAACATAGGTTTCCCATCTAAAGACAAATTACACTTGCCTCTAACTCATTAACTTCTCTCAGCTTTGTCAAATGGTTAACTAACCAGAAAGTTTAATTTATTACATGAAAAAGTGATATGTGCAACTGTTGAAAAGAAATTACAAAGCTATCATAGTTAAGACTTTATTTACAGTGGAACATTTGAATGCACAGAAGAATAATATTTATTGGAAAAGTAGCAGCAGTATAAATGTTTCGTTTAATAGAATTCGTACGTTTCGAGAGTAAAGACTAGTCCCTCGCTGAAAAGCAAAAGAATAAAACACATCGCGAATATACCGTATCTAACCTCGAAACCCATAACGCGTAAAACCTTGGTGCGGGAAGGAACTGGGCCAAGGAGATCAAGAATTCAAAATGTCGATCACGAAATAAGAGAAATTAACCGCCGAGAGGCAGCTCCCTCAAGGTGCAGGAGAATCGAAAATGAATTACCTTTGCACGccgaaattaaataatatccAGTTTCTGTCGTATCAGAGAATGCAAGGTGCACCACTGGTCTGGTGTGTCCGCTGCACGTCAGCGGAATCTGTCTGAAATTAGCCATAATGTCAGATTCTAGTCTCGAACGATGGAATTTCCCCCTTTTTTCCGATGCGCCTACACTGGGTAGGACGCGACGAAAAAGTGTACTCCCGAATTTTCTTTGCCACCCCTCGCGAGTGGGAATTACGGTCTCAAAAAGTACGTCCTCCTCCGACGAACCGACACCATCTACGTACGGTGCGACACTGAACACCGTGAACGTAGCAGGCGCAGTAGACTGTAGGCCAAGTTCAGACAGGAAGAACATTATGGCGGCCTCGAGGAGTTTTCACTTGCTTTAACCAGTTTCGAGGACGGGACGTGAGAATGTTGCTTATTCCTGTTTTTCCTTTAATAGATACTCAGAAAATTGTTCTTCGGTGACGGTTCAACGAAGCAGTGGGTTTATCGAAACGTGATTAGTAGCGCCATCTACTGCACCAGGTGGTTCCTTGTGAAAAAATAAGAACAAGATATAGAGTTCTTTATTCGAAGCGTGGTTTTCGAGGAAATCGATTTTCTGGAAAACTGAGCTTtaaatggacaaattttattgcatATTTTGTTCTTAGGACCCCCACCCTGTGTACGTTTGATACAGCACTGTATGAACTTGTTCTACGGCCTTGACTCTCTCTTTTCTCATCTCTCTTAAATTCGTGGTTTGTTTTATTAGTGTCTGCGTCTGTCTTCGTCCATCGCACGATTTCGCTCCGCGACCATGAGTTTTAACCGATCTCTTTCCCTTCGAATAACCTTAAAGCCTGTTCTGGGAAACGTAAACTTGTGCATCGTGCAAAGACTTACAAGTAGCAGGATACGCGAAACAATGTGATCAAAGTAGGTCAAATTagagaacaaagaaacgaacacGAGCTACCTACGACTAATTTCTGTATTTTTACAATTACGATTTCAGATTTGGTAAATTTTCAAATGTAAACAGTAGACttgttattctattttaataaattaaaatataatttaacatTTTATACAGAAGCATATTGTTAGGAatagtaaaatatattttcgaaaaatggAAGGAGTTTAGAAAGAAAAAAAGATTGCCGAAACCCGGGATTGAACCGGGGACATTTAGATCTTCAGTCTAACGCTCTCCCAGCTGAGCTATTTCGGCTTTCGGGGTGAATTTGCAAAGGGGTGGGTTTAGACGAGCTATATTTCTAAAAGGTGCATAGATTGAACTTTCGTTATGAAGTGGCGTATTTTTCGAGAAATTCTACGTCTAATTTTGTGAAATAAATCAATTATCTCATGCCTTATGAATTAATAAAGATAGGGGGTTCGACCAaacctgggaaaattttaatgggggattctggaggccaaaataacacgaaaattaagaatatcaatttcttgaatgaagctttattaaaaagttattgacaaattaaattaaaaaatttcgaatcattctgaaaaaattatttttagctagaggggtcaattacaagtatttttggtcattagacctacccccgaaatcctaatcactttcttgaaaaaaattcgagaaggtgtgaaa encodes:
- the Wmd gene encoding serine-threonine kinase receptor-associated protein wmd, with the translated sequence MANFRQIPLTCSGHTRPVVHLAFSDTTETGYYLISACKDGKPMLRQGDTGDWIGTFEGHKGAVWGVALNPEATRAATGAADFNVKVWDAIKGEEIYSFQHKHIVKSVNFSANSNYLCTGSNEKLVRIYDLNKPNAAPQVFSGHKHGIRHATFFNNDTQLITCADDKTLRVWDRNSGQEIKRLDFPAIPNSMEVSKDGTVITTTHSNIVTFWNSKELTKLREYIVPTQMNSASLHPDCSIFVCGGEDLKMYKFDYSTGTEIESFKGHFGPIHCVRFSPDGELYASGSEDGTLRLWQTTVGKTYGLWRCIEQSSMIQENTAVINNKQEVPAS
- the LOC143348952 gene encoding uncharacterized protein LOC143348952, yielding MGRMDLHRYSLGLLSTVILVTLAITTQHQFDISDYLYGIDNNLQARAQAGFEAERFTYQTRARFQERTEAKDAPCRVKPQRPCPPSKYRTPSGTCNNVRHPVWGSRGVPFLKLLPPAYADGIATPRQSVRNHVLPTPTKVVSMVMERLEPVPEAHEGLTSFSGLWSELILNDIAATIHPTDRPELSCCSGKAKHPECYEIRDEEGGCRKYWRSVPSLTAHNCNFETREQMNGASAYLDGSHIYGITDEQLHQLRTYSQGKVDVSACDICNSTDDRALGTIYAAFLNEHNRVAGKLAEANVHWDENKLFLEARRLVVAQIQHVTLNEYVPSILGESARTDSELMPVASGFYNGYSSSNVGGTYDAVALTALRALTSLRRHGINDAASLEDHVIASANHVRLDLSHSGYEPQLDANAHFVHVGRDHGIPGYVKFVEDCSGHNITIRKFSDLERFMRPVHARLLESVYSGVEDVDLLLGGILEVPTNGAAVGPTFECLLKRQFIKIRNSDRFWYENDLPPSGLTSTQLGEIKKVSLAGILCTNTKIDRIQPKTFIQQDPYLNARISCDQHSVLDLTPWREEPLPEPVIKEKVTSKSVVPELVPELNPSLLAAAVKKAEADLIERKQLEYNSWLEQKIADPKSPVGTAASFSKANRDALLLANSSIMYELATNEILNGVHGLKRRKRQVFDTTDNILGFPNNDFSDLLQNVDISGFLSQKKATNHEEVECSADDSPCDPTTPYRTLSGHCNNLRNPSLGKSLTTFARLLPPVYEDGVSKPRITSISGIPLPNPRVVSTVIHPDISHLSNRYSLMLMQFAQFLDHDLTMTPIHKGFAESIPSCRPCDSPRTVHPECNPFPVPPGDHYYPTVNVSSGARMCFPSMRSLPGQQHLGPREQINQNTGFLDASVIYGENTCICNVLRGLNGRMNITQSPHRGSKDLLPQSPTHPECKAKSGYCFIGGDGRASEQPALTVMHTFWIREHNRIVEGMRQVNPHWDGEKLFQQSRRIVGALLQHITYNEFLPRILGWNAVTLYGLKLLPQGYYKEYSPTCNPSVLTEFATAAYRIGHSLLRPHLPRMDRSYQNVEPPILLRDGFFDPDALYQRAMLDEMIRGLVATPMESLDQFITGEVTNHLFEIRGIPYSGIDLIALNVHRARDHGIPSYNNYRALCNLKRATTFEDLSREMAPEVIARMKRIYSSVDDIDLFPGGLCERPLQGGLVGPTFACIIAIQFRQARKCDRFWYETDDPNIRFTEHQLAEIRKATLSKIMCDNMDEHNEMQRAAFDLPSNFLNPRVPCSSMPQLDLSAWRETRHGCQIGGRNVALGESGFPTPCTSCVCTVEGTQCASLRITDCNQLLREASREAILRDDVCTAQCGFVLAASEATSRFQQFTTPTSFPGFVPHRNSLRSAPTPVSFNGFKLPDLSQFIG